In the Helianthus annuus cultivar XRQ/B chromosome 11, HanXRQr2.0-SUNRISE, whole genome shotgun sequence genome, one interval contains:
- the LOC110890942 gene encoding probable splicing factor 3A subunit 1, with protein sequence MLPAEDDSDGQRSPTPASTEVVIPPPDIKRAVDGAARFVASIRPKYEKAIIAENAALPKYSFLNVADPYHAYYRQQVSELRAQYGPKGRSRESVSGHEAIVSERLRELEKRFEERLEEEPDTTIASPLTGELIPVHKLSQHMEDPEYKQQKERLFAKISETTHAQDDEIFASIVRLARICPDIFGTKEEEFVNSVNEEIRCTLLNWEFDVVPYSPPPNMMDAANLPQHGVPEEPEPKRQRLLREGPSLAQRPGPDGKGQTFGEWWAESVRKRELRLERLRCLMQLDTS encoded by the exons ATGTTGCCTGCAGAAGACGATTCGGATGGTCAAAGGTCCCCTACCCCTGCATCAACCGAGGTCGTAATTCCTCCCCCCGACATCAAAAGAGCGGTGGACGGTGCCGCGAGGTTTGTCGCATCAATCAGGCCTAAGTATGAGAAAGCAATCATTGCTGAGAATGCTGCACTGCCCAAATATAGTTTTCTGAACGTTGCAGATCCGTATCATGCCTATTACCGGCAACAGGTGTCCGAGCTTCGTGCTCAATATGGGCCCAAAGGGCGGTCGAGAGAAAGTGTGAGTGGTCACGAGGCCATCGTTAGTGAACGGTTGAGGGAGCTGGAGAAGAGGTTTGAAGAAAGGCTCGAGGAGGAGCCTGATACCACGATTGCGTCACCGCTTACTGGTGAATTGATTCCGGTCCACAAGTTGTCTCAACATATGGAAGACCCCGAGTATAAACAGCAAAAGGAGAGACTGTTTGCCAAGATTAGCGAGACTACGCATGCCCAAGATGACGAGATCTTCGCAAGTATTGTTCGCCTTGCTCGGATATGTCCTGATATTTTTGGGACCAAAGAGGAAGAGTTTGTAAATTCAGTCAATGAAGAGATTCGATGCACTCTGCTGAATTGGGAATTCGATGTGGTTCCATACTCGCCTCCGCCTAACATGATGGATGCTGCTAATCTGCCACAGCATGGCGTGCCTGAAGAACCTGAACCAAAGAGGCAGCGGCTTCTCCGCGAGGGTCCGTCCTTGGCTCAACGTCCG GGACCCGATGGCAAAGGGCAAACATTTGGAGAGTGGTGGGCTGAGAGTGTTAGAAAGAGAGAACTGAGGCTGGAAAGGTTGAGGTGCCTGATGCAATTAGACACAAGCTGA